A genomic stretch from Longibacter salinarum includes:
- a CDS encoding fasciclin domain-containing protein, giving the protein MPAHSALQSRLTLFTASLIATIVAALVLLPVMAHAQNEDEPRKDRSNQATSDARMQDAAQSGTKPLLETLEEKQSYSTFVDAMKSTGLANALSSGGPYTIFAPTNQAFQSLDTDLSSLSDQELVTILRRHIVVGNVPSGKLNGQSTLRVTTGDQLAIGENGATVGDARIETPDIKATNGVAHGIDKVLMPAANEGGEQVRRPSEKPPMDKPEKPEEDTSTAGTPPMMSDLRMPAVRIDTTEKDTTEKDTTDTTDAVIGSIAVDRQSLADAGLMR; this is encoded by the coding sequence ATGCCTGCACATTCCGCATTGCAGTCCCGACTCACTTTATTCACCGCGTCACTGATCGCGACGATCGTAGCTGCGCTCGTCCTGCTGCCCGTCATGGCTCATGCACAGAACGAAGACGAGCCTCGTAAGGACCGGTCGAATCAAGCCACATCCGATGCTCGCATGCAAGATGCAGCACAATCGGGTACCAAGCCATTGCTTGAAACGCTTGAAGAGAAGCAGTCCTACAGCACGTTCGTCGATGCGATGAAATCGACCGGTCTTGCCAACGCGCTCAGCTCCGGCGGCCCGTACACCATCTTTGCACCGACTAACCAGGCGTTCCAATCGCTCGATACAGACCTGTCCAGCCTGAGCGACCAGGAGCTTGTCACGATTCTTCGTCGACACATCGTGGTCGGCAACGTACCATCCGGTAAGCTCAATGGGCAGTCGACGCTTCGCGTGACGACGGGCGATCAGCTTGCTATCGGTGAAAACGGTGCGACGGTCGGAGACGCCCGCATTGAAACGCCCGACATCAAAGCGACCAACGGCGTCGCGCACGGTATCGATAAGGTCCTGATGCCGGCGGCGAACGAAGGCGGAGAGCAGGTGCGTCGTCCGTCCGAGAAACCTCCGATGGATAAACCGGAGAAGCCCGAAGAAGACACGTCCACCGCTGGGACTCCGCCGATGATGAGCGACCTTCGGATGCCAGCTGTACGGATAGACACGACCGAAAAAGACACCACGGAGAAAGACACGACAGACACGACCGATGCCGTCATCGGCAGCATCGCCGTCGATCGTCAATCCCTTGCGGACGCCGGCTTGA